TGATCCATATCTCCACTTTTTCTGtcagaaaatacacacacagcagCTTACAGGGAGAGAAAACAAGGAGCACAGCATACAAAGAAAGGATATCACACAAGCGCACAATGCAACCAGGAGACACATCCTGGCCGTTCCAAAACTACCACCCAAATAATTAGTGGCAAGGTTGGCAAAACGAAATTCATAATTAAACGGGAATGTTTTTATAGCAAGATTCCTTAACCAGGAGCATATTGGGATCGTGTTTTTTTTCAGGCCAAGTGTCTAAGGAGCAAAAGAGAAGGGTTTCTGGGGATTTCCTTTGTAGATTTTGGTGGGAAGGGTAAGCCCACAGCCGTCACAAAGGCCCTGCCTTGATCCTTTTCCCTGCAGCACTTGGAGTCTTGCCTCCAGGCTTTGGGAAGGCCCTATATTCGAGTCCTGCTCTCCGAGATCTTCCCAGGAAAACTGGAGCTCTTCCCTGACGTCGAGGCGTAAGTACCAGCTGGGATACCACCGAGATCTGAGTCCCACTTTGGGGGCTCTGGCACTTTCTCCAGGGTTCTCTTTAACAGAGATGCCTGGGGTTGAACTTGGCACCTTCCATGCAGAAAGCAGCTGCTCTATCCACTATATGACATGCCCCGTTTTCTTTCTTCATGCAGGTGGGTACAGATAGCGTGTCCCCGGCTCTCCATCGATTGGGGAGAGGCCTTTGGTAAACCGCTGCTCACCCCCTACGAGGTAAGAAACAGCCCCCGTGTCTTCAAAAAGGGTGACATCCAAACTAGAAAACCCCAGGCACTGGTTTCCTACCAGGCTGACATTTCCCAGTGGATTCAGTTAAGATTTGAACAGTGGAGAAGTCTGGACTGGTGCTACCTCTCATGTTTTGCACCAGTTTCCTTGCAAAAAAGACCCAGATTGTTAGTTCCCCGGTGGGGAGAAAGTTCAAATCCTGGGTCCCGAACTCATACAGGAAGGTCCAAGAGGTTAGCTACAGGTTAAATACCAGATTTGGTCAAAATTGGTCCATAAATATGCATTCCAGGGTAAAAGATACAGGCAGGCAAAGTGTTGGCGAGGAAGGGACCCCAGAGTAGTAATGGGGCATGACCTGTGTAGCAAAGCGGGCAGACGAAAAAATAGGCTGGCAGGCGCTTCAGATTATAGCCCAGATGTACGAGGGAAACTGAATGAGAGGACCCTGAACTCATTGCCTGAGCAAAGAACTTGAACCCAGGACCAAAACCCCTTTGCCATGAGAGCAATCCAAATGGACTCTGTAGTCGATCCTCTAGGCATGGAGGCACCAGTTCTGGTTGCCACCCTTCTAGGACTGGGAGGGACATAGCAAAGGGAAAATGACGACCCTGCCAAGTTGGAGTGGTTTCTTTGTCATTTGGGGGACCCCATtcaccccctttttgccccccatccctccctctttccaggccgcagtGGCTCTGCAGCAAGTGGAGTGGCAGGAGACCTACCCCATGGACTTCTATGCCAGCCAGTCACTCGGCCCCTGGACAGTCAACCACAGCACCCATCACCCCCAGAAGGTGGGCAGGGCTAAAGAGGTGAGAGGCTCCCTTTATTCTGGGCATGGGAGGAGGACGCCTTCATCCATTTTTATGGACACACGAATGGATGCAGCAATCTCCTTTTAACCAAAGCATGTCTGAACGTTATAGACATTCCCATTCTCCCCAAACCATGTATGTGTCAAAAGCACCTTTTCTGCCATTCGGTTCATCACAAGCCCAAAAGTGCGCAGATGTCTGCCTGTGAAATGTGTCTGGTCTGCTGGACGCGGAAAAttggtctttaaaaagaaatcagattGGGAGGACGGAGTGAACTTCTCCCGCGTGCGTCCTCCCTTGGCACTTCATGCGCAGGGCAGTGTCTCCCCCCAGCGGCCGGTTGCGGTGCTGAATTTGAGAACCCCGCTTTTAATATTTCCCCCCCTGACATATCCGTTACTCCTTGGCAGTTTTATGTCTGCGCCAAAGAGACATGAGTGGCGAGAGGAGACAGAAGTCCGGGCACCTGGTGGCACTCGGATCAGGTTGCCCCCTGAGCTTTCGGAGATGCTTCTGGGCAGATTCTGTGCCTTTTCTccatcaaatttatttatttggcagtaATGAAACAGCCCTCCTTGTCCAACCAAATGGCCCTTTATTACATTAAGCAGACTCATACACCAAGCAGCGCTTGGAAACAGATACTTTGCTCTTTGAAGCCGGAGAAAACATCCCGTCTGGAACAATGGCAATTAATAGTCctgttatttttgtattgttatctTCCTGATgtgtatcctgccttttccccaatattagggctcaaagcagcttgcagaatattaaaaccagaacagattttaaaaaacagtataatatatgtgtgtgtttatgtgtgtgtgtgtgtgtgtctgtgtataattttaaaaggcaattaaacaATCTATAGAgttaaagccattttaaaaaaatcattagaaGACAGAACATGACAAGCAACAACAAATCGATGcaaccattaaaagcccattgcaGTTAATTCTTAAAAGCCTTTCAGGATAGGAAAGTTTTTACTTGCtgcagaaggaaagcaaggaaggtCCCTCTCAGCctcccttgggagggagttccaaagtctgggagcagtcaccaagaaggccccatTGTCTCCCACGTTGTCTCCCaaatgaggtggtggtggtggtgggacacaGAACTAAGAACTTGAACAGACTTATACAGGAAGGTACACTGTTTCAGACCTGAGTTGTAGAGGGCTTTACAGGTCATGAAtcgtagaataatagagttggaagagaccgcaagggccatccagtccaaccccattctgccatgcaggaactctcattcaaagcatacccaacagatggccatcaagcctctgtttaaagacctccaaggaaggagactccactataatctccgaggaaggagtgtgtttcactgtggaacagcccttactctcaggaagttctttctaatgttgagctggaatctcttttcctgcagcttgcatccattgctccgggtcctagtctctggagcagcagaaaacaagcttgctccctcctcaatatgacatcctttcaagtatttaaacagggctctcatatctcctcttaaccttctcttctccagactaaacatccccagctccctaagtctttcctcatagggctttatggtttccaggcccttcaccattttagttgccctcctttggacatgcatagccagcactttgaattctgtctggaaacagaccagcaaccagtgaagctgttccaGCAAGGGAGCTGGCTCCTCCCTGTTAATGTATTAACTGGGCTGTGGTTGTTTCAGAACAAACAAGTGCCCTTTCATATCAAGCCtgtcaaagtttgcttttgccgaTCCGCTAAATCCTAGAGTTGCTTGTCTTCACCTTGGTGTTTCCTCATTTTGCAGGCAAAGGTGGCAAAGCCAGCCGGGAAGAATGCCTGCGAGGGCTGCACCTGCCCAGAGGAAGCATCTCTCCAGAGCCAGCACCCTTGAGTCTCGGAGCAAGGCCTGGAGGGTTTGGGCAAACCCTTGGACCATGGCACATAACTGGGCACGTAACTGGGAGGGCAGAAACTGCAGCTTCATTGAGGCCCAGATATAGTGGATGGAGCTTTTGCAAAGTGAGGCCACAGGCACCAGGCCCATGCCAGCCAAAGATGGGCTGCACCTTTGAGTCCTGTGCGCTGGGAACTAGGAAGGAGATTTCTCCATTCCTCTATACGCAACACTCTCTTTGCCCTTTCCTGCTGGCACCCAAGTGGCAGAGCCAGTTCAAAAGGGGGAAGGTCTGTGGGTGAATATTTGCTTGCTGAGCAAGCGGTGGTCTCCTGCTTCTTTGCAACCCACCTACTTTGGGGCATCGCTGCTGCCTTTGAGAAGAGAGGGATGGGAGGATTCTCAAGCCAGTTCTTGGAGGAGAGGGGCCTTTGCCTTTTAAGCTGGAGCTGATGGCATCTGTGCATCTCCTCTCCCTCACATTCCTTTGGCTCTTTATCCAGCAAACCTCTTGGCCTGGAGGCCGGAAGCGCTCTTCCCTGGGCTCTGCTCCTCCAAAGCCTCCCTAACAAAGTTGTTTgaataaaatacatgaaaatgtTGAAACCTGTTGCTCTTCTTTCTAAAGCCTCTTGGCCTGGAGGGGATTCCCATTGACTGGGGTTACTGTGAAGGGCCTCCTTTTGGTACATTTCAGGCGCAATTGGGGAGTGGGTGCCTCCCAGGATCGGATTCACTTTGGCGTTTGCGACTTGGGTTTTCCAAAAGGGAGAACAATGTGTCTTGTAGGATCACCATGAATCCCAACTGACCCGATGGCAATAAATATCAACAGAATAAATAGGAAtgcctttctctctgtgttttggTATCAtctctgttttgtgtttttggggTGCTTTTGCACTTAGGGATGCCTCAGTTGGAGAAGCAGGGTTGTTGTCCCTGAATATTTAACCCTTCAAAGAGATCAtttaaagagggagggaggcagcaaATGAGGAAGAGCAACAGGCTTCAAcgctttcattttgtttattttatgcaCACAGTTTTGTTAGGGAGGCTTTGGAGGAGTAGAGCCCAGGGAGGGGCGCTTCCGGCCTCCTGACCATAGAGTCGCGTGGAAGGAACGCACGGCTTGGGACCTGGCTTCCGGTTTGCGGTCTGCTCGTTGGCAGCATGGCGGGCGGCGAGGGAGCGGGGCTGCGGCTGCTCTGTCTCCATGGTTACCGCCAGGACGCCGCCAGCTTCAGGGCGCGCACCGGCTCCTTGAGGAAGGCCCTCCACGGGCGCGCGCAGCTGGTGGCCGTGGACGCGCCTCACCCGGTCCTCCTCGCTCGGCCCCCCCGGGCaggtgaagggaaggagggggcctctgagcatgtgcagagtgggACTGTGATGTattgactgccctggctccctCCTGCAGAGCCCTGGGGTTTgcaagactacagatcccaggactcctTGGGATCCAGCCTTAGCACTTATAATGGGGGCTGCTGCATGTATTACTAGTATAGAGATGCATCCTCTCTCAATGCTTTTGGCTCCCAGAATGTCCTGGCCCTGCTGCCTAAgtgcctggggattctgggagctgtagtccaaggaaATGAAGTGCCTCCCCTGCCTTGAGACTGACCGCTTTTATTCCTCTCTCTTTCAGGAGCAGCGCCTAGTTCTGACcctccggaggaggaggaggagaaggaagccaaTGGCCGTGGCTGGTGGTTCTCCCGCCCGGAGGAGGGCACCTTCAGCGCCCTGGATGAGTCCCCGTCCTGCGGAGGCCTGGAGGAGTCCCTGGGGGCCGTGGCCCAGGCCTTTGCGGAGCAGGGCCCCTTTGACGGCCTGCTGGGCTTCAGCCAAGGGGCTGCGCTGGTGGGACTGCTCTGCGCCCTGAGGCACCGCGGGGACCAACGCTTCCCCTTCGCCTTCGCCATCCTGGTGGCCGGGTTCAAGAGCCAAGCCCAGCCCCACCGCGGCTACTACCAGGGGGAGCCCATCGCAGTGCCCAGCCTGCATGTCCTGGGGGAGACGGACCGCGTCATCCCGGCCCAGATGAGCAGAGAGCTGGCCGGACACTTCGTGGAGCCCCAGGTCCTCTCCCACCCGGGGGGCCACTTCGTCCCGGCCTCCGCCCCCCAAAAGAAGGTCTACCTGGAGTTCCTCAGCCGGTTTGAGAAGTAACAAAGTGGAAGAAGCACAAGAAGAGGAAGGCCACCAACCCCTTGGAGATATTCTGGCCTTGGGAGAACCTTCTGCACCCTTTGGCCACGTTTGGAGGAAGCAGAGCAGCCAGAATCTGACCTGGACGTTGGAGGAACATTCAGCAGTTGACCCTCTCTCCCTTGCTTTGCCCTGAAGTCTCTGGGAGAGCCATGGGAGACTCCTGGGGTCTGAGAGACAAAGACTCAGTGTGGTTTATAAGGTCTTTTCTTGGCCTGTGCCTGTATTCCTGTTGCAATGTCTTAACACAGAACTGATTGAAACCACTGTCAGGCTTTTCACTGGCTCCTTCTTGTTTTCTTTCCGCACTGGGATGTTCAAGCCTGAATCCAGACTGCGTTTGTCCACCTGGCCTTCTGTTCTCTCCTCTGACCCTCAGCCGTGCTTCTTCAGAGGGGTCTCAGGCAGAGACACAAGGGTCTTAGTATCCCTTCCTCTGCGCCTTTTTAAACCAGAGGTGCTCAGGATTTAACTACTGACCTGTAGCAAAGTGGCCAAAGGCATCTGAGAAAGTACactggagtctaggaaagctcatgctgccaacttcttcagttactctcaaaggggctacaagggcTCCACAGACTGACTCTTTAgcttacagttggccttccacattgtttttacttttgcagatttggttaataTGCTCACTCTAGGTatttctagttcctccagtgtAGCTCTGTAGTCCATGTCTGCCAGAGGTTGCGCTGGAGGGGCTACTAGGGGTTCCtagagaacacttctccaggcatttgtaagcctagcgcaattctgtggtcaacctctggcagatgtcagccatagagttgcactggaggatcttcAGATTCCTGCTAAAGAGttagtgtgtttttatttgtgttttcttccactttcacgggggtcctgcacccctaatgCCGTtcataaaatacaaacatatctACATGCGTGCGTGTGCGTATAGCACACCCCATTGCTCCACCTttctctgccatggctccatcctgggatgtgtagtttggtgagagccCTGGTGCTATGTGGTCCAGGGGAGTAGACTAGCTTGAGAACCTTGTTTACAATTTATGGCAATTCAccttagagagccagtgtggtgtactgttTTCGATGCTGGatgactggagaacagggttcaaatcctgagtCAACCATAGAACCTGCTGGctcatcttgggcaagtcacactctgtcagcttcagaggatggcagtggcagccCCGCTCTGAAGAAAATAGCCAGGAAACCCTCCTGATTGGTTTGCCTTGGggcctccataagttggaaatgattagAAGGCAGTCTGAATTCCTTGGTGAAGTATAGGGTGCCATgagagagccatggcagtgaccAGGAACCGAGTGACCAAAAGGGGATGCCAGTGGAGGACCCCTTTGCCCTCCTCTCCAGGAAAGGCCTCCCTGCCCaaagtgctccttccttccttccttccttcgggACCAGTGGCAGAGCCGGCCCATGCAGGAGCCCTTCTGCAATGCAAAGCCCATcagagggagagagcaaaggCGATGCCATGCTTAGCTACCTGCCAATGTCCCCCCAATTTCCCTGGAGTGGTCAGCATTTTGGCTCCTCAAAGGCAGGACTTTTGCTTGGAGGAAGTGAgtccatctgtcacagggggtgctttggttgtgagttcctgcatggcagaggtgggTTGCACTGGGTGGACCTTGGGGGCTCTCTTCTAACTTTAGGGGCCTATGTATCCCTGGACCCCTtgactagatggcctttgaggGATCCCTTCCAATTCTTGGGTCCTATATACAGTATCCCTGCATGGGAAAGGTGGGTTGGACTGGCCTTTGAgggttcccttccaactccaggattctgtcttttccttcctgttcatggactacaactcccatcagcccccagCATAGAGTGGGTTGAATTAGGGATAGAGTGAGGATTTGAATGAAATGCTTTTTGGAAAACTGTTTCTCAAATGATGGGAAACTTGTGGTCATGAGGCCTAGCGGTCATGTCTGTCAAGAGGGCCCTGGCCTTATTGGGATCCTCAGTTGGACATGGCCCAGCAATGGGTGCAATGGGGCAGGGACTACATTTGATCCTGCTGCTTTAgtagaactacaactcccaagaaaGAATGGGCAAAAgccgtgaggaggaggaggagagccatggCTGCTGCCCTCTTCAAAGGCCCCAGGAAGCCAAAAGGCAACCATTTTGTGAGGGGAACTGGGCAGCTGTCACTGACAAGCCCTTTCcccgtttttttttttcaaaggctCTGACAGGCAGGAGAGGCAGCCAATGGGAAACTCAAGGGGGCGGGGCAGGAGAAAAAGGCGGGCTCTTTCGAGGGAGAAAATGGCGCAGGCGCAGTTGTGGGAAACTACAGGCTGGTTCGGGAAATAAGGCAGCACTGCTTTCCCGCCCTTTTTCCTGTGTGGGTGTTACCGCGTGACGGGCGGCCGCCAGGGCCAATAGAAGTCGCGAATGGAGAGGGGGGCGGGCAGTATAAAAAGGGTGGTTTCTGAGGTAAAAAGAGATGTCAGTACTGTATAGGTtaataaaattactgtatatatatatatactatatatatatatatatatatatatatatatatataattaacctacatatatatatatatacacacacacacacatatatatatatatatatatatacacacacacacacacacacacacacatatatacacacacacatacatactgtatacacAACATCGCGGATGAGAGAAAATGGGGGCTTGGAGGGAATGAGGCCTTTTGCCCCTTGGAAAAGGCAGCccttggagagagagaggcagggagtgagggcaACTGCCACGGCGCAGTGCTCCGgagtcctgagatttgcagttttgcgaGGGAGGCACCAGACCTCTTTGGCAAAGGAGACCAAATTTctggcaaaactacaaatcccagaatcccgtGGCAcggggccagggcagttaaagcggtgtgaaaccgcattattattattgtgtagaCGCACTGTGGATCCCAGTTGGGCGCCCTCACAGAGCTTCCAACGGGCGGCTTTTTActttgtgtttattttgtttaaagtagatttaaactggaaaaaaagatgATCAGACATTGTTTCGCCAGACCAGAAACAACAACGCGAAGacaaagcggaggaggaggaggcaaaagggACAGAAACACAGCTTCTGACTTTGGGaacatcccgaaagtaaaaagctgcccaTTGATcccattttgactgccatggttccctcCTGCAGAAAGCTGGGCTGTGTGTGGTTTGGTGAGAGCCCTGCAGCCCAGCCTCTGGAGCCTCTGCCTGGGCTCCTGTGGGCCAAGCGTTGCCACTCTCACTCCCTCCTGGGCTGCTGTGCGTCCCCCGCCTTTTGCTCCTCTTACTCATCCATGATGAGTAAGGCCTCCTGGGGTCCAGGGAGGGCAGTGCAACTATGGCTATCACAGCCAGAGCCAGAGAGATGCATCCCAAACCCTCTTGGCTTGGGATCATGGGGCCCAGTGGGCCTTCACTGGTCCCACTGGTCCTGTAAAGGGGGACcatggcttcttcttcctcctcctcctcctcctctgttttccCCTTCTAGTTCTCTACTCGTCATCCCCTCTGAGTCACTCTCCTCCTTGTTTTCCATGGAGGctttccatggaaacccacattgGCTGGCAGTCCCTGCAAGCACCGCCAACCCATCATTGGGCAAGGCCCCTAGCTGAGATTCGCACTCAGCGCCTGGGCCACAAAGACCCCACcaagaggaagaggtggaggacTGTGGTGGGCAATGAAAGGCAGAGATGCCAAGTGGCACCAGCTATGGGGTGATGGGAGCTGGAGGCTGAAATGCCAGGGGTCAGGGTGAGTGAGGCCCACTCCTCCTGGGGGTCACTGGccttggaccaggactctggggaCCCTGATCAAGGCACACTCCAGGGGCTCCTAGGGACCTTCTGCCCCACTGGGCCCCCCTTTGAAGGCTTCCCAGGGAAGGTCCATCTATCTTCCCAGCCAGACTCAGAGCCGGGGGGGGGCAgacgcgtcctccttttccaggacacgtcctacactcccgcctcctctccaggaggaattccaaagggtCCTCCATTCAGGATTACCAAGCATCCTCCATTCCCAGGACGCGTCTTTTAATCCTTCTCTCCTGGAAGAATTCCCAAAGATCCTCTCGTGGCcaggcatgtcctccttttccaggacacgtcctccttttccacctCCTATGGaggaggcattccaaaacgtACGCCATTTTGAGCCTCTATTTTACCTTTTCCTTTCTGTGGGTGTTTTTAGCACATTGTTTGGCAGTTCCCTCCATAGAATTTCTGTTGAACGACCTTCATTTTTAGGgggcttgtcctcctttgaggctgagggcgggggattctgggcattgcagtctcCACTGTGACATTCCAAGGAAAGGAATGGAAGGGGGGGCGCTGCTGGTCTTCATAACAGAAGAGAGCGGGGCTGAGTGGGGTCCATCTGCggcccctgagcatgtgcagagtttcctcctcctccagccccttTGGGTGGGGTTCTTCTGGCCAGAGTTGCGCAAGAAGCCGAGGGAGGGactttgggaggaggaggaggaggacttgggGGAAGGCTGTGGCCGGAGTGGCTGCGAGTTCGAGACCCACCGAAGCGTCCTGGGTCGGTGGGGGAACAGAAGCCCCCCCTCTGGAGAAGGGGCTCAGGTGGGTCCCAAGGAGGGCCTGGGTCTCTCATTCTGCCCCCTTCCCAGAGATGCCAAAAGGGGGCTGGGGGGCTTGGCTTAGGACCCCTTCCCTGGAAAGAGGGTCCTTCTCTTTTCTGGACTCCTcttccaacccccctccccccaatcctGGGACCCTCTTGCAAGAAAAGCGACCCCCCTCTTAAACTGGGGGGGGCTGCCCAAAGGAGAGGGGCGAAATGGGAAGTAGACTCTTAGTTCAACTGGGAGGACTGGTGGGGAGTGGTTTGGGAAAGCTGGCTTTATGAACTGTTTGGGGACTTAGGgatcccaaaaaagtaacttttgcaagctcaGAGGACCCTGTAAGGCTGTAGGAAGTGACAGGGCCCCTCTCCTTTTTCACTCCCCATTTTGTCTCCACAACAACCCTGCCAGGTCGGCTAGGCTTAGAGACGCTGCTCCACCTGCtaaccttctctctctttctctctaaactTACCAGGAGATCGTACTTCTGAGCCATGTACAGAGTGCTTAGCAAAGCAAGATGGTGGGGGAACCTGTCAAAGGTTGgcgctttgttgttgttgttgttgtgtgccttgtaggttgtttccaattcatggcaaccctaaggtggaacTATCATGGAGCTCTTTTGGCAAGATCTGAggtcgagagagtgtgacttacccaagtgtTCATCTTTGCGCACCCTttgtgttgcttgccttcaatttgtttctgacttatggcgaccctaggcaaggtttgttcagaagggctttgctttgccgtcctctgaggctgagagagtgtgactcattgcccaaggtcacccagtgggtttccatggccgagccaggattcgaaaccCGGTCTCCCAGTGTCAAGTGCTCAAAGCCAGCCCTTCCCCACTGACCCTTGCTAGGGATTGAGTTATGGGGAGGTTTTGTTTGGGGCAGAGGCAAAAGATGGGTGCCTGGCAAGAGTTACTTTCCCCAAAGTTACTCCTCCCTCTCTACCCTCCTCTTGGTTCTGCCCCAAAGATATTTCTCCCCTTCGGCCTATTTTGGGGTGGGCAGCCTGGCAATGTGGAGGGGGGCATTTCCCACACAACTGACCCAGGCATTTGGTTGGCTGGAGCACTAGACCTCCCAGGGCAGAGGGAACTTGGCCCCAGGAAAAGCAGCAGTCTAGCAGAAGGGTGACTGTGAAAgagggcagagggaggaagaCCAGCAGCCTAGATGGGTGAGGGTCCTGCTCTGCCCGGTTGGCCACATGTGCTGTGCAATTGCACCCACCAAAAAAGACACAGTTCCCCTT
This Sceloporus undulatus isolate JIND9_A2432 ecotype Alabama chromosome 11, SceUnd_v1.1, whole genome shotgun sequence DNA region includes the following protein-coding sequences:
- the OVCA2 gene encoding esterase OVCA2, with the protein product MAGGEGAGLRLLCLHGYRQDAASFRARTGSLRKALHGRAQLVAVDAPHPVLLARPPRAGAAPSSDPPEEEEEKEANGRGWWFSRPEEGTFSALDESPSCGGLEESLGAVAQAFAEQGPFDGLLGFSQGAALVGLLCALRHRGDQRFPFAFAILVAGFKSQAQPHRGYYQGEPIAVPSLHVLGETDRVIPAQMSRELAGHFVEPQVLSHPGGHFVPASAPQKKVYLEFLSRFEK